The Thermodesulfovibrionales bacterium genome contains a region encoding:
- a CDS encoding WD40 repeat domain-containing protein, which produces MEMKILSISIILWFSIMFGSFVHGDTKDGDGINRLESLFVIPQSSLVVGNCATEPAGSIRFWSLEDGKLKHVIKLDVREWAHSLTISHDGNSIVVSLLKSNEIGCYSIKDKKWLWKTKWIEKSVTGNSIQFTADDRRVIVLGFKNSVQFDARTGSILKKREDASRFSGGHSLGSVPLMTLSSSGRYAAVWQGRLEHNEWSPKAVFENKWAVIWDLEESKIIADVGGKVTRYKNCGGTFDPTGKYLLLGSMDGHIRVWAIADQTMVKEWQVYSSERKTPFDSDAAPYAISSMIFSSDGRLLATMGSDKVPSTANIKIWDYSNNKLVHEFDDVTRIMGLCNVYPMAFGPEGKTFAFEKKGQLCVYETGTWKEEWCVDSWPEGKKGIDERE; this is translated from the coding sequence ATGGAAATGAAAATATTATCGATAAGTATTATTCTTTGGTTTTCGATTATGTTCGGGTCCTTTGTACACGGGGATACTAAGGACGGAGACGGGATTAACAGGCTTGAGTCGCTATTTGTAATTCCTCAATCTTCCTTGGTGGTTGGTAACTGCGCTACAGAACCTGCCGGAAGCATAAGGTTTTGGTCACTGGAAGATGGAAAGCTGAAGCATGTAATTAAGCTTGACGTTAGAGAATGGGCTCACTCCTTAACAATTAGCCATGATGGAAATTCAATTGTAGTTTCTTTGCTCAAAAGTAATGAAATAGGTTGCTATTCTATTAAAGACAAGAAATGGCTCTGGAAGACTAAATGGATAGAAAAGAGTGTTACTGGTAACAGCATCCAATTTACGGCAGACGACCGACGGGTTATTGTCTTAGGCTTTAAAAACTCAGTTCAGTTTGATGCAAGAACCGGGAGCATTTTGAAGAAACGTGAAGATGCTTCGAGATTCAGTGGTGGACATTCTCTTGGTAGCGTGCCATTAATGACTTTGAGTTCGAGCGGTAGATATGCGGCTGTTTGGCAGGGAAGACTCGAACATAATGAATGGTCGCCTAAAGCTGTTTTTGAGAATAAGTGGGCAGTTATATGGGATCTAGAAGAAAGCAAGATCATTGCAGACGTGGGAGGAAAAGTTACACGTTATAAGAACTGTGGAGGGACTTTTGATCCTACGGGAAAGTATTTGCTTCTTGGTTCTATGGATGGGCACATCCGCGTCTGGGCTATAGCAGATCAGACAATGGTCAAAGAGTGGCAAGTGTATTCGAGTGAGAGGAAGACTCCTTTTGATAGTGATGCTGCACCCTATGCTATAAGTTCAATGATCTTCTCATCTGATGGCCGTCTCCTTGCTACAATGGGCTCTGATAAAGTTCCGAGCACTGCGAATATAAAAATATGGGATTACTCAAACAACAAACTTGTCCATGAGTTTGATGATGTAACGAGAATAATGGGACTATGCAATGTATACCCTATGGCGTTCGGTCCAGAGGGGAAGACTTTTGCCTTTGAAAAGAAAGGGCAGCTTTGTGTTTATGAAACTGGCACGTGGAAAGAAGAATGGTGTGTTGATTCTTGGCCAGAGGGTAAAAAGGGCATCGATGAGAGAGAGTAA
- a CDS encoding zinc ribbon domain-containing protein, with product MKKCPYCAEEIQDAAIKCKHCGEFLDESFESDRKEDAVKWYFRKSFIVISLLCVGPLALPLIWWRPNTKRGWKIGLTIVILVLSWILFQVTVESFRKITEYYRLLNAM from the coding sequence ATGAAGAAGTGCCCCTACTGCGCTGAAGAGATTCAAGACGCTGCGATAAAGTGTAAACACTGCGGCGAGTTTCTTGACGAGTCCTTTGAGTCGGATCGTAAAGAAGACGCAGTCAAATGGTATTTCCGAAAATCCTTTATTGTCATTTCGCTCCTCTGTGTGGGGCCTCTGGCGCTGCCGCTTATCTGGTGGCGTCCCAATACGAAGCGAGGCTGGAAGATTGGACTCACCATCGTGATCCTTGTGCTCAGTTGGATATTGTTCCAAGTAACTGTCGAATCTTTCCGAAAGATAACGGAATATTACAGGCTGCTTAACGCAATGTAG
- the pruA gene encoding L-glutamate gamma-semialdehyde dehydrogenase yields MGDQDLEKRIREIGLQLHSAIDEVPSIFDKRGWIGRLMDWTMKDETFRFNLFRYIDLLPSLKTDDLVVRLLKEYFADGEETPAMIREVLGHLPAKGIFPSIEAKVIRSGIEGLAREFIAEKEPKAALHAVKTLWEGGLACSVDLLGEVVVSDREARGYGERYLEILNVLVPEVGSWKENRLLEEDDKGPIPRLDISFKISSFYSQLDPLDWEGSIEEVEEGLRPVIEKAKQLGASVCFDMEHYYYKDLTLAVFKSVAEEFRDYPFIGIALQAYIKDARKDFSQLLEWAKAMRRRITIRLVKGAYWDYEIVTNRQKGWPVPVFLDKEETDSNFEELTGLLLANSEWIRTAIATHNIRSISNALAVAESLKLPEGSFEFQMLYGMGDPIRKTLGRMRKRVRVYTPVGELIPGMAYLVRRLLENTSNTSFLRNFFSGKMPFEEMMRAPNPGKNAPEEEPIGDRFQNEPPTDFSVAANRIGMKEALKKVRGDFNKKYPIRIGDREVWTEKETLSLNPSRPSEIVGRVSSASRENAEKALRVARKAWDFWKKVRPGTRAAYLFKAASLMREKRFELAALEVYEVGKTWRDADADVVEAIDYLEYYGREMMRLGTPQHLGNYPGEENEYRYEPRGVGVVISPWNFPLAIPTGMASAAIVTGNCVIFKPSGLSAVTGSKLAEIFMLTGLPPGVLQFLPGSGEEVGDFLVKHPEIDFVAFTGSRDVGLGILRHAAETHQLQKNIKRVIAEMGGKNAIIVDETADLDEAVKGVVESSLGYQGQKCSACSRVIVAEPVYEEFCGRLKDAIESIRIGPSELPGTFAGPVIDDKALKKIEEYIEAGKREGQAVLFDKPDGAGYFIGPALLLHVAPDSAVAQEEIFGPVLVVMKSKDIDDAIIIANNTRYALTGGLFSRSPTHIGKVKDEFRVGNLYLNRRITGALVGRQPFGGFGMSGVGSKAGGPDYLLQFTNSRSISENTLRRGFAPLDRG; encoded by the coding sequence ATGGGAGATCAGGATTTAGAAAAAAGAATAAGGGAAATAGGCCTTCAGCTCCATTCCGCCATTGATGAAGTCCCTTCCATCTTCGACAAAAGGGGCTGGATAGGCAGACTCATGGATTGGACGATGAAGGACGAGACGTTCAGATTCAACCTCTTCAGATATATCGATCTCCTCCCGTCCCTCAAGACCGATGACCTTGTTGTGAGATTGCTCAAAGAGTATTTTGCAGACGGCGAAGAAACTCCGGCGATGATTCGGGAGGTTCTCGGGCACCTCCCGGCGAAGGGGATATTCCCCTCCATCGAGGCAAAAGTGATACGCTCAGGCATAGAAGGCCTTGCGAGAGAATTTATTGCAGAGAAGGAGCCGAAGGCTGCATTGCATGCCGTAAAGACACTCTGGGAAGGGGGTCTTGCTTGCAGCGTTGACCTCCTCGGCGAGGTGGTGGTGAGCGATAGGGAAGCACGGGGATACGGGGAAAGGTATCTGGAGATCCTGAACGTCCTCGTTCCCGAGGTCGGGAGCTGGAAGGAGAACAGGCTCCTCGAGGAAGACGACAAGGGACCTATCCCGCGTCTCGATATCTCGTTTAAGATTTCTTCCTTCTATTCACAGCTCGATCCCCTTGACTGGGAAGGCTCTATTGAAGAGGTGGAAGAAGGTCTGCGACCGGTGATCGAAAAGGCGAAGCAACTCGGGGCGTCCGTCTGCTTCGATATGGAACACTACTACTATAAGGACCTCACCCTTGCCGTCTTTAAGAGCGTCGCCGAAGAGTTTAGAGACTATCCCTTCATCGGGATAGCCCTACAGGCGTATATCAAAGATGCAAGAAAGGACTTCTCACAGCTCCTTGAGTGGGCAAAAGCGATGAGGAGACGGATAACCATTCGCCTCGTGAAGGGGGCCTATTGGGATTACGAGATCGTGACAAACCGCCAGAAAGGGTGGCCCGTGCCAGTATTTCTCGATAAGGAAGAGACCGATTCGAATTTTGAAGAACTCACGGGTTTGCTCCTCGCAAATTCAGAATGGATACGCACTGCCATAGCTACTCACAACATCAGGAGTATAAGCAACGCGTTAGCCGTTGCCGAGTCTCTGAAACTGCCCGAAGGGTCCTTCGAGTTCCAGATGCTCTACGGCATGGGTGATCCGATAAGAAAGACACTTGGACGGATGCGGAAGAGGGTGAGGGTTTACACGCCGGTGGGGGAACTCATCCCGGGAATGGCGTACCTGGTGCGGAGGCTTCTCGAAAATACCTCGAATACCTCTTTCCTGAGAAATTTTTTCAGTGGGAAGATGCCCTTTGAAGAGATGATGAGAGCACCGAACCCAGGGAAGAATGCTCCCGAGGAAGAACCAATCGGCGACAGATTTCAGAATGAGCCGCCCACGGATTTCTCTGTCGCCGCAAACAGGATCGGAATGAAGGAGGCTCTTAAGAAGGTTCGAGGTGACTTCAACAAGAAATACCCGATCCGTATCGGTGATAGAGAAGTTTGGACAGAAAAAGAAACTCTGTCACTGAACCCTTCTCGCCCCTCCGAAATCGTCGGCAGGGTGTCGTCGGCCTCGCGGGAGAACGCGGAAAAGGCTTTGAGGGTCGCAAGAAAGGCATGGGATTTCTGGAAGAAGGTCCGACCCGGCACCCGGGCCGCATATCTTTTCAAGGCCGCTAGTCTGATGAGGGAAAAGAGATTTGAGCTTGCGGCCCTTGAGGTATATGAGGTCGGAAAGACATGGAGAGATGCTGATGCCGATGTCGTTGAGGCGATCGATTACCTCGAATATTACGGCAGGGAGATGATGCGTCTCGGGACACCTCAGCATCTCGGAAACTATCCGGGAGAGGAAAACGAATACCGCTATGAACCGCGCGGGGTCGGAGTCGTGATCTCGCCGTGGAACTTCCCGCTTGCGATACCAACGGGCATGGCATCTGCGGCGATCGTTACCGGAAACTGCGTAATCTTCAAACCCTCCGGTCTTTCGGCCGTTACCGGTTCGAAACTTGCAGAGATATTCATGCTGACGGGACTTCCGCCCGGTGTCCTGCAATTCCTTCCCGGCTCGGGAGAAGAAGTCGGTGATTTCCTCGTGAAGCATCCGGAGATTGACTTTGTAGCATTCACGGGATCCCGCGATGTAGGATTGGGGATATTGCGTCACGCGGCCGAGACCCACCAGCTGCAAAAAAACATAAAGAGAGTTATCGCTGAGATGGGAGGGAAGAACGCCATTATCGTTGACGAGACCGCAGATCTTGATGAAGCGGTGAAAGGCGTTGTAGAGTCGTCCCTCGGTTATCAGGGGCAGAAATGCTCTGCCTGCTCGCGGGTCATCGTGGCTGAACCGGTCTATGAAGAGTTCTGTGGGAGACTGAAAGATGCGATCGAGAGCATCCGCATAGGGCCATCTGAATTGCCGGGCACTTTCGCGGGACCGGTAATTGATGACAAGGCATTAAAGAAGATAGAGGAGTATATCGAAGCAGGGAAGAGAGAGGGACAGGCGGTCCTTTTCGATAAGCCTGATGGGGCTGGATATTTCATCGGGCCCGCTCTCCTCCTTCACGTCGCCCCCGATTCAGCAGTGGCGCAGGAGGAGATTTTCGGTCCGGTACTCGTGGTTATGAAGTCGAAAGATATCGACGACGCGATCATCATCGCCAACAATACCCGATACGCGCTGACCGGAGGACTCTTCTCGAGGAGTCCGACTCATATAGGGAAGGTCAAGGACGAATTCAGGGTGGGGAACCTCTATCTCAACAGGAGGATTACGGGCGCTCTTGTCGGAAGACAGCCCTTCGGAGGGTTCGGGATGTCCGGAGTCGGGTCGAAGGCCGGAGGGCCGGATTACCTTTTGCAGTTCACGAATTCGCGGAGCATCTCGGAAAATACCCTGCGAAGAGGGTTTGCGCCTCTCGACCGAGGCTAA
- a CDS encoding CBS domain-containing protein, translating into METKASVKSTIYAKDIMYPRLSLPFQEQGKELLNKLLVPYPALPVVNGNLEVIGIISEYDILDALNEGRMIEDFTAESIMKCGHLGHTDVCETPLTVTTTASLEEVMDILYRERFSILPVVENRKLVGLITRKTIINVLAEGRYRPEHESGAYAKAA; encoded by the coding sequence ATGGAAACGAAGGCATCGGTAAAGAGCACGATCTACGCGAAGGATATAATGTATCCGAGGCTCAGTCTGCCTTTCCAGGAGCAGGGCAAAGAGCTGCTCAACAAGCTGTTGGTTCCTTATCCTGCTCTCCCGGTGGTAAACGGCAACCTTGAGGTCATCGGCATCATTTCCGAATACGACATCCTCGACGCATTGAATGAGGGGAGAATGATAGAAGACTTCACAGCAGAGTCGATTATGAAATGCGGACATCTGGGCCATACGGATGTGTGCGAAACTCCTCTCACGGTAACGACGACTGCCTCGCTTGAAGAAGTCATGGACATTCTCTACAGAGAAAGATTCTCGATACTTCCCGTCGTTGAGAATAGAAAACTCGTGGGGCTGATTACCCGGAAGACGATCATTAACGTCCTCGCGGAAGGTCGTTACAGGCCTGAACATGAATCCGGAGCTTACGCAAAGGCTGCCTGA